One region of Ornithinibacter aureus genomic DNA includes:
- a CDS encoding formate dehydrogenase subunit delta, translated as MSTAEPAVVRMGHDLVRHLEHLPGDEAAMEIATHIRKFWEPRMRHELLARIRWGDTTLHPLLVAAAGDLVDGEVDRAEIREPSGG; from the coding sequence GTGAGCACCGCCGAGCCCGCGGTCGTGCGGATGGGGCACGACCTCGTCCGCCACCTCGAGCACCTGCCCGGGGACGAGGCGGCGATGGAGATCGCGACCCACATCCGAAAGTTCTGGGAGCCACGGATGCGCCACGAGCTGCTCGCCCGCATCCGGTGGGGCGACACGACCCTGCACCCGCTGCTCGTCGCGGCGGCCGGTGACCTCGTCGACGGTGAGGTCGACCGCGCCGAGATCAGGGAGCCCTCCGGCGGCTGA